The following DNA comes from Pararge aegeria chromosome 25, ilParAegt1.1, whole genome shotgun sequence.
ttggactcagaaagcacggtcgctggcCGTCGACCGTTTTAAGAAGTAGGTACACATAATTTACCTACCTATTGTAACTGACTCCGACTTCTCTTCACTTTTCCCCCAACTGGACGTATAAGAAAAGCTTGTGGTTCCGGAAACCTTTGCGAAAATAACGTTCAAATCGTATTCGATCTCCTGCGAGATAGTCACATCTTTGCTACTGGACCAGCTGGTCGTCAAAGTATTTTCAACACTTTGACTAATGCCGGCATTAACTTTGATTGTCTTATTTGAATTGTTGTCGAAATCTTGAGCAAGTATTAGCACGGATTTAAAGGAACCTTCTTTTATTATCGCAGATTTAACTGTCAGTATTCTGGATACTTGGtcccagttgttttttttatacaaatcgcCCCAGGGTGTTgggctttttaaataaacatcttTGGGTATTGCGCCGTAATGATTTCTGACGGccctttttaagtttatttggtTGATGTTAAAAAGGTTGATATCTTTCTCACTGACGACATCTTTGTTATATCCTGAATAAGTAATAGTTGTATCTGTTATTTCCCTCCCTGCTTTTACATCTATTGTTATCTTAGCTTCAATTAATAGTAGTAATGtagaaaaagtaaataaagcaGTACGCATTTTTATCTCGTAACTGTTATTCCACATTCCATATGATTATTAAttgattctttatttaattaattttcgaCTGCtgttgcacgcctcataagcgaagcgttgaggttgtgctctactctcgacatttcaaaaaaaacagttttgtcgaaactgaaattgattttttgttatttatattgcacttacaggttaatttgagtacactaatatcaagtcaaataatttgtcaggcacataaaatacatttcaataacaatttttttgtttaacatagtaaataataacattaaacataatcttttctggacgtccgtgtatggacgggtgtatgtggcatcaaaattggtcgaaaaaatgatcgtatcggaatattttttttttaattatctaaagtaacacacgacataatttcttagttaatatgagcgttcaattcactgtcgttaaatttccatgtaattattctagctaatattaattgtaactttcaatgtgcaatcattatgacattcccgtgtcttgtttacaaaaaatgaataataattaatatgaaaaaaaaaatttgtaatgagcattgaaagtttcagttcaataaaattcaattttattgtgaaaaaaatgagattatgaggcgtgcacttttggattatccaattttttttttttttttgtaatctttaaaacaattaaGCCCATAAGTTAtatgaaatctatatatataaaagaaagttgtgttagttacacaatttataactcaagaacggctggagcaatttttatgatttgattttttggattcctctaaGGCCggaatagcaaaaaaaatattaatatattacattcaccaaaaaaaaaggtccacagtacgaagttcgccgggaacagctagtaaatatactacgacaacacacatcgccccaaagtgacggtacttagatgactgataattttatgaataatgtacataaatacttagaaaatactaataaacacccagacactgaaaaacattcatgttcatcacagaaacattttccagtcgtgggaatcgaacccacggtctcgGACTCAgctagcagggtcgctgcccactgctccaatcggccgtcaatatatataAGGTATAGTAGATTGAGCACTCAATTAAACATTCTACACTTTAGGTTGAAATCGCATTTGTCAACAACTTGCTtagaaaaaattctaaaatattgaatacttACTGATTTATTTTGACTgtctttaaaaaacttaagttctTTTAATGGAGGCCGTACGcaaacaaaagtattttttaacaagTAATCCTCATGATGAGTAAACTTTGAACCCGGTTTTGATAACGCGGTTTCATGTAAAAAATACTTAGTGATGTTTTCGTATCTtaagtatgtattattatttcttcatttaattgaaataaaaaatttcatctatACTAAAAATGTATCAGTCCGTAATAcgtagaaaaaaaggtattctGTAATTGCAAATGGTGgatcgagtccaccaatccgcacttggccagcgtggtggtacggccttaaccccttctcattgtgggaggacgcCCGTGCTCTGTACCTACTGTAGTAGTAATATCTAGCGTTAAACCTAGCCTCTTTGTAATTTCGAGATACTGCATAAACGGACTATTCCGAGATCTAACTCACTAGATCCGAGGCTCAATTTAGTACCTTCTCTTCTTTGTACTGAAGTAATGTTCATAATAATGTCTTATTATCTGACCGGTCTGAAGGGCACTGCTGAAGTTCCAGACATAAGCGCGTTCtaataaacaacaaacaaacaaacccctCAACTTCATCattaagatagatagatatagattgCCATATTGTACTCGCGTGTCGGATCTAGATACCGTAGTAGGGGAGTAGTGGAGACCAATCAGAAAGGTTTTGAACTTGAACTGTCGATACTGATTAGCTATCGTGTTATCGAGTTCAAGGCATAAACGAATAGCggttactataaatatatgGTGGTTCGGACTttcgcacgcacctctaactattctaatatgttaaaatatcacttgcttcaacggtgaaaacatcgtgaggaaacctgcatgcctgagagttctccataatgttctcaaaggcatgcggagtccaccaatccgcagttggtcagcgtggtgggctgTGGCCtggacccttctcattctgagaggataaccgtgccctgtagtgggacggtaataggttgatgaacgatgatgataattataagACTGAAGAgcttgtttggttgaacgcgctaatcacaggaactactggttcgaATTAGAAATACAGTCCATttagcgtagcgtaggtactatgcgcgtgccgGTCTTTAAGtttcaatagggctgtcataagtaaacacttaaaatgttttgaattagtttgtatggaaaaataagtatacttcttttgatttaatatttttacagggagattccttatgaaatatacgtatgcaCCCATCAACGCTATTTCATAatttcgttacacgttgtataacattAGGCTACGACcaaaagtagaagaagaagaagaagaaatactttattgcacacaaacatcagaatatacataaaatatagaataaacaacaacaagaattgtaggcatgcaaaggcggccttattgctgcaagcaatctcttacaggcaacctctgacagaaggaaaagctgcaagagagcgggatagtgcaattatactacatataatatacatatatattcggcaataaatagacatacatataatattaataaatatataaatacatacataattaaataatgaaaaaagaaaaatacaaaaaaaacacattaattacgatatttaaaatttagcaAAAACGGTAAATTCTGCGTTTGATAACTTCCGAAACGGAGTATTATGCTGGACATAATATTCCTTTCCAACtgtgacagttttattatacaatttaatatttttagaaaaacaaCCGCACAAATTtttccatctatatgtattattacttaaataaataaataaacatgaagtaaaaaaaaaaaaaaccgcacaAATATGTCACAGTAATATAcggaaattatttaaaatagataaatacgCACTAATACTTTAATCAGTAGGGCCTCATTTGTCATAGTAAATACAATAATGAAACAAGGGAAGCTAAAATAATGAAGTCTTTGAAGTAGTCGATGCCCTCTTCAGGTGCGAGCGCTCTACTATTTGAGGACATATCGAACCATTAAGTGAAACCACCTTATATGGTCTGAGAACCTCAAAAATGGGTAATTTGTATTACTGCAACCGTTAACGTAGTGTTTACGTCCTCTTTGGCAACTGTACTAATTCTaccaacatattttatttttattattataattaaagctTAGGGCacacattgtttttatttaattatggtCATTCTGTAATTGTTATTAATagtgtaaatgtaaatattattctCGCTAAAAGGTTAGTTACCATCAGTTGTTCGTTTTATTCCTAGTTTATCGCTATAAACAACATCATGTGTTTTATTACGTATTTAATAAtcacaatgatttttattacgAATTGTTACgctaaaattacaataaatataactgtAGCGTCAAGCAAAGGTggaataatattacattttggTGGGAGAGATACCAAACTGATAAGTGACAAAGAAGTTAACATATTTAATATCACAGATGTAAATTTAAAACGTGGTATAAGGGTTGAATTTGGTGACACACCCAATGATGTTTATCTAAAAGACCCCACTCCGTATGGAAAtttatatcaaaagtttaaatgGCAACAAGTGAATAGggaaattattgtaaaaagtgCATCGGTGCTTGACATTATCAATGAAAACATTGTACTAACCGTGCACGAGCATATTAATAATGCTACAAGGGaattaaaaataccaataaaaatttttgaaaatgttgaaaatacttttaaatcatCTTGGTCAAAGAATGGTTTACCAGACGACGAAATTTATTACGacattaatattgatttttttaatgaaaaaaaaattaattttgaaaataaatggaGAAATGACTCGTTAAGAACGGCATCACTGCTTTTCGGATACCAAACGGCAGGTAAAATCAATATAGCGCCAGGTAAAGCTATAATAATGAAATTGAGAGCgaacaaaacaataatactgCTCAAAATTACTTATATAGCGTATCTAACGGGCAGTTTTTTAGCTAACTATGCCCACTTGTTGGGGACATATCATTTTTGGTCTCCATCAGTTTCGAGTATTATGAAGGCTGCGaaactaagtaataaaataattacaactgaaattttggaaataaaatgcCATACGGATCCAGTTTTggatatttttgataaaaagaaCGGAAATAGgatacctattatatttttaagcagACCATTTCGCAAACGAAATCGTAAATAGTCATTATTTTActgtattgaatttttttatattggagCTATGTTCGACGCGActaacactttattgcacgtataacatacaggaaaagaaacattaaggagaatacggtaaacaatgtagacatgccgGCCGGAAAGGCGGCCTTAATGTTACAAGCAATCTTTTACAGGCTACCTTTGtgaaaggacttacagcaatAGACGTAGagatagtatattaatttattatcaatgGATGGGGCTCAACTCTTGACGAGCTGGTTCTACCACGGGTATGGCTCGTCAGGAGTGGAGCCCCATGTTACTATTACGACCCTAAAGTTGGTTATGGGCTACAATCCATCCGAAAAATGGGTATGTCAGCTGTCAGTCTGTTCAGTCTGTACCTAGCGAAGTAGGCTATCATTTTGGATCACGATTAACCTGCGATTGGAAGTGTGTTCTGGAAATTTTGATggaagtgaataaataaataaagtcttaataaataaaatctgaatAAAGCCTTACCAGAATCATCAGGTGTTCTTATTCCAAATCCACATTTagattataaagctgaagactTTCTTTGTACCTAAGCCCTTAAAtcctaaataatataatgataatttatattttaattagtgcATAATAACTTCAGGGTTATctaagcaatatttaaaatctactaGCCACGCATTTAGACTCTTACTTATGTATCTCAGTagacaccaaatttagctagccactttGAAAAGTTCCCACCAAATAACCTGCAAAATCCACATTTTGCATTCTGATTCTGAAACTTGAAGTTTCTAacttagtttatatattatattattacaagacACATATTATGATTAGTTTAGAGTTTGTGAAGATTGTTTTTCGTTGTGGCCCTGTAGACTCTGTACATTAGAACTGATAACTTTTTGACAGTTAGTGAAATCTTAGCAAATTTGGACATGAAACTGTGTCGAGTCGTCTAGTCggattgatatttatttactgatctGTGGTCACTTGACACTGTTGACAGTTGACTCATGACACTTCACTTAACAGttaacagtattatttaaaGTACAAAGTACGAACGATATGCTCATCTCATCGGTTTTAAATAATTCCGAATTTATTCCGTTACTTTAGTTTAGAAGGTCTCTTCGTGGTTGCTTccgtaaaagttaaaaaaattggattcCAAACTTCACTAGCAATGTTagtgtattaatttttttaagtattacgGATAGGTACATTGTGAGTTTTTgtcgtttagtttttttacttaacaaatgatgaaatcttattatttactttactttttgtgACTATTCTGAGATTTCATAGATAGTGTGACTTTGCTTAGTTTTTCCGTATACATAATAATTTGCATCTTGAAAAACTAACATATGTTATGCCATAACTTGTGAAAGTGACTACCAAGTCAAAATGAGAGGATTATTCATATTTGGCCCTATATACATCATTGTGTAAGTATTTCATATCTTTCTAAGTTTCTACTTTCGAAGTACAATGTACTAGCGTtctaagtcaaccttaaaagggAGACATGGAAAGATTCCGTCGTACATTATTTTGGCGTAACTTTAATCGTTTACGCATCACAGGCATTGGATGttctcaaaaacaaaaaaaggaatgAGCTGTTCTGTTTTagcaacatattttattataataggatttttctataagcttacgtttgatataaactttgaacttattgagagacatctcaaagatttcatctggtaatttgttataaaaagatattcaTTTAACACTAaaatgaattacaaattttatgcagcctagtaaacttcactacaagtttatttttttttcgtaaaattatcttatttgccttcctcgataaatggactagccaacaaaaaatatttttccgatTCCAAACtagctttattatattagtttagaTTTTAGAATGTATGTTGGTTATGCCACATTACCTTCTGCCTTCCTTTTCCctggcacctctaacttttcagagttctGTGCGTTATTCAataaagctattaaaatatcactcgctttaatcgggaaggaaaacattgtgaggaagcagacatgcctgagagttctacataatgttctcaaaggtgtgaagtctgccaatctaCAATTTGCCAGTGTGGTggtatggcctaaacccttctcattctgagagaagacctgtgcccCGTACATGgctggtgatgggttgataatgcTCAACACAGTTCTTTTGTAGCGAGTTTAACataaatccctacttccctactaatattataaatgtcaatgtaagtttctttgttacgctttcacgcaaaaaccacttaaccaatcctcatgaaactttgtacacatattcttggaagtgttagaagtaatataggatacttttaatcccaacattaagcttggttcctttgagagaggggatgagtgtttgacgattttacaccataacgccgacaaattataacctatttaaataattatttttgtactaaagaggttataatatgtgtttaattttgcccaaactgtgggtggagatagaggacagaacttctcagcggacagcaccaaacccctcatttaagggttagcgatactgaatactttaaattttttttagatctacaactaaatttaatgccacattaaaaaacaaaatcaaacgcagacgaagtcgcgggcaacagctagttattaaatatatgGACAAATACCTCAAATAatgaataggtttttttttatgtatattttaagtattaatgtgtattatattcataaaaatattcatcagttatcttagtacccataacacaagttacgcttactttgggcctagatagcgatgtgtgtcttgtcgtagaatataaaaaaaaaaaaaaacaaatggtacTGAACCAGTGGTAGGAggcgcagggtatgcagatgatataaattgaagaaaatctctggtaagaataataaaacctaaggctaggcattgtaatagttataaaaagcctaccctaaagtataTAACTGTTATTGCGGATTCATGCCGATGTAGGTAACCCATCATGCGTGAGTAAGCATCCCACATGGCCCgttgtgattttttaattttgtataataagACATTATGGAATATTGCCCCCTCAGGACTGTTGTGCTGGGTGCCTCAGTCACTGCTAGCATTCTGGTGATACAGCTAGCGATAGCACCTCTGCTCTTCAAATACTCCAAGACATTCCGAAGAAATCTCATATTCGCTAATATTGGTAAGCATTTGTATTAAACCTCTTTGAAATTGTTGGTGTTGGAAAACATTTgattaaacctgcatgcctgagagttcttcctgatgttctcaaaggcgagtggagtccatcaatccgcacagggccagcgtggtggactataaccttaaccccttctcattgtgggaggagacccgtgcccagtagtgggccggcaatgggttgatatgatgatgatttcttttaaatgattttagctacaacttcaaaataaaaataatctgtgttaatttatttcaagatatatatacattatatcaTCATATATCATTTGCCcatataaacacttttattaGTTATGTATTGAATATAAGCATTGCTGaaacgtctgtctgtctgtatgtttgtagtgacaccaccaccggcaagaaactctgttGTTACTCTTTTTCAGCATCAtcatacttactaatattataaatgggaatgtgtttgtttgtttgtttttcctacCTTTACATCCTAAGTAAgcaacctgatttttggcatagagttacttgAACGGATGGTGAGTAACCTAGGCTTCATTTTTTCATAGAGAAACAAACAGTAGGTACTATACTGGAATAAAtgctgaaaaaaataaaaatattgtgtggTAGCTATGCATGTTTGTTTCCCATTGCACAGTAAGCTAATAACCATaccatatgtatatatacaagtataaaaggcaaaggtgactgactgactgactgattgactgatctatcaacgcacagctctaaccacttgacggatcgggctgaaattttgcacacagatagttattacaatgtaggcatttgctaagaaaggattttttgaaaattctaaccCCAAGAGGGTTAAAtgagggatgaaagtttgtataaaatccttgatttaccaatttatttttcaagttacatcaaTGAAAGTTTGATTTGAGactttcgattaaaaataaagaaatacgtgtttcacaattttttttaaattccaaccCCAAAGGCATCATAGGGGCATATAGGGGATGAATTCATAGtataaaagtcatcatcatataaatgaaagtttctgattttttttcattaattcactttcatatttttctattagcagcaagactttgTTTAAAACCTTAGTTATTATAATtcaccaaatcaaaaatttaacttaacgtgagcgaagcagcggtcaaaagctagtttacatataaaatactgaATGAGACGCTAATGGAAACTTCGTTAGTGTTATGGCGGAAATTGTTTTTTCAACTCATTGCCAATAACATAATAATGTGTAGTGTATTCAAAAGTCAAGGTGAATCAGTTGTATCTAACATAGAAACTGTTAAATCGTAGTGTTAACGTTTTGTAGTTGGCCtcagttaaataaattacttaaggtGCTGAAAttgcgaccccgcaccggtaaacgcagcgtaggtcggcccccaacgaggtggacagatgacatcgggcgagtcgctgggagccgctggaggcaagcggcccgggaccgtgtattgtggaactccctacaaaagacctatgtccagcagtggacctccATCGTTTGCATGtcaaatgacgatgatgatgaactaaattagtttaatgaaaaaaattgtattcaaaaAGACCCTAAAGCATCTATGAAGAGTGCATAGATGCTGTCATcatcagtgttttttttattattgtgaggtgattgTACTATGTTTTTCTGATTGAAGATGGTTAGCCAAATTTGTGCAAGTCAGCCATgccagtttctacgcggcatgtAATTAGTTTTGCTGTCACCTCTCTGAGTGTTTCTTGCACTCTTACTCGAGCTTCGAAATACTCCCTTTTTTGTACCCATATACCCATACCCTGATCGGTTTCTTCGCAGTATCGGAACGCTCAGCCACTTGgcagcatgtctttgtcggtagggtgctagccacggccgaagcctcccaccagacgttAGTTTTGCTATCGCTCTCAATGTTTCTTTCACTATTTCGCTATCTTCAAAATACGTTATTATTAACCCCTCTTTGTATTGTCTTCAGCAAAATGGCCTCTCTACGTTAATTATGATAAGCCAGCAAAACTGGGCATAGATGGAGCGAGAAACTTCAGTATCAATTACCATTCCAAAGTGGACAAATGTGCGCTAAAAATTGGTAAGTCAAATTTCAATGGCTGCACTGCACGGCACAAGCAAGCACGCgcgcaaacacacacacacacacgcacacacaaacgcaTACACACacgtttatgtgatgaacattaatgtttttcagtgtttggttgtttatctgtatattataagtatttatgcctattatattcataaaaatattaattgatggtgatgatttataaaaaataaacaataccaggtacagataaacacctaatCACACGTACACacccacacacccacacacacattaCACAGCACTTAGGCTCATCcatctttaatttaaatgtaaataaaaaccaaatagaaaaaatataccaaaaatgTACCACATTCAAGAAGATAAATATGGCAAGTCAAAATCGGCCACACAGAATGGGAATCCGAggccttaaaatatatttacttaataatttcAGGTATATGGCACATTCTGCCAAGGAGTCTGTATGAGAAGAACAAAGGCTGGTTTGATGGCGACACAGACAGGGAAAAGTTGGGTACTCTGATGAACTCGGAATTGGTCGAGTCTAACTTACCAATTATGTTGTATTGTCATGGTGAGTTCAACCgattttttcactttttttgaCCTTTTATGCCGATTATTATTCCATTTAATAAAGTGATGTGtaagattttttaacaaaatcgttttttttctaatattttgacagccggttggcgcagtgggcagcgaccctgctttctgagcccaaggccgtgggttcgattcccacaacaggaaaatgtttgcgtgattaACATggatttttttcagtttctggatgtttatctatgtattataactatttatgtgtattatattcataaaaatattcatcagtcatcttagtaccctttattttattatatgtaataaacatttgtgtatttttttcttgttactaTTTGTTATATCGGCATCATAAAATGTGT
Coding sequences within:
- the LOC120634729 gene encoding spherulin-2A-like; amino-acid sequence: MWNNSYEIKMRTALFTFSTLLLLIEAKITIDVKAGREITDTTITYSGYNKDVVSEKDINLFNINQINLKRAVRNHYGAIPKDVYLKSPTPWGDLYKKNNWDQVSRILTVKSAIIKEGSFKSVLILAQDFDNNSNKTIKVNAGISQSVENTLTTSWSSSKDVTISQEIEYDLNVIFAKVSGTTSFSYTSSWGKSEEKSESVTIGTNTGVEIELNPHQSATAVLSANRCSLEILVEYIVTLRGNVAINFKKKHEGHHFYGPSINSVMKSGGLETQKSFHETVRIGVFTDASLRVTDKISGLPL
- the LOC120634872 gene encoding spherulin-2A-like → MCFITYLIITMIFITNCYAKITINITVASSKGGIILHFGGRDTKLISDKEVNIFNITDVNLKRGIRVEFGDTPNDVYLKDPTPYGNLYQKFKWQQVNREIIVKSASVLDIINENIVLTVHEHINNATRELKIPIKIFENVENTFKSSWSKNGLPDDEIYYDINIDFFNEKKINFENKWRNDSLRTASLLFGYQTAGKINIAPGKAIIMKLRANKTIILLKITYIAYLTGSFLANYAHLLGTYHFWSPSVSSIMKAAKLSNKIITTEILEIKCHTDPVLDIFDKKNGNRIPIIFLSRPFRKRNRK